Proteins encoded in a region of the Flammeovirga yaeyamensis genome:
- the ppk1 gene encoding polyphosphate kinase 1, translated as MVIHDKIQALINSSNYISRDLSWLQFNYRVLAQAQMSSRTVFERLKFLAITASNFDEFFMIRIGSLYNYLDFGKRRLDYSGLREDQFKEKLYADVHEFTKKQFDLILNELTPQFEDNGFKILNVSDLSNKEEEEVRNYFEKMVFPMLTPMVYDTYHAFPVLNNLLTILGVVTNNKKEETGNRRKISFVQIPKNLPKFYQIEREDYWVFLPIENIIESYISHLFRNVDIESVDTFRITRNGDFTLDESDDLDTDFLNELKAKLRTRKTGRVVRMEMSENPNPLLKETLIEKFDIEELNIFESPALLDFTRLWQIVGHKAFAYLQPPSPNFATPVAVQSFKRGDTDNIFDRLKKQDILLHHPYNSPDHMLELLEQAADDPKVMAIKMTIYRLAKDSRVTKALLRAVENGKQVSALFEVKARFDEENNLQEAKKLQEAGCFVIYGVSAVKTHTKLMLVVRNESDKVRRYVHLGSGNYNESTAKLYTDIGLISTNDAYGEDVSEFFNAITGHSQPKRYNKLLTAPRQMRKGFIDLIDKEAKNAKDGLTSGIVIKVNSLQDDKLMDSLYAAAQAGVPVRLIVRGICCIRPGRKGLSENIEVKSIVGDYLEHTRLFYFHNNGDPIVYGGSADAMTRSFDRRIESQFEIVDPLCKKEAINILDYNLKDNINSFVMNEDGSYSKLTRENGEKPFDVFKEFYNVTQKIVNKAKIF; from the coding sequence ATGGTCATTCACGATAAAATCCAAGCTTTAATAAACAGCAGCAATTACATATCAAGAGATTTATCTTGGCTTCAATTTAATTATAGAGTATTAGCACAAGCACAAATGTCTTCAAGAACAGTTTTCGAAAGATTAAAGTTCTTAGCCATCACTGCGTCTAACTTCGACGAATTCTTTATGATTAGAATTGGATCCTTGTACAATTATCTAGATTTTGGGAAAAGGCGCTTGGATTATTCGGGATTAAGAGAAGATCAGTTTAAGGAAAAACTCTATGCAGATGTACATGAGTTTACAAAAAAACAATTCGATTTAATTCTTAATGAATTGACTCCTCAATTTGAGGATAATGGATTTAAAATTTTAAACGTAAGCGATCTTTCAAATAAGGAAGAAGAAGAGGTAAGAAACTATTTTGAAAAAATGGTTTTCCCTATGCTTACGCCAATGGTCTATGATACCTATCATGCTTTTCCGGTACTAAATAACTTGTTAACTATCCTTGGTGTAGTAACGAATAACAAGAAAGAAGAAACAGGAAATAGAAGAAAAATATCGTTTGTACAAATTCCTAAGAATCTACCTAAGTTTTATCAAATAGAAAGGGAGGATTATTGGGTATTCCTACCTATTGAAAATATTATTGAGTCGTACATTTCTCATTTATTCAGAAATGTAGATATAGAATCAGTAGATACTTTCAGAATTACAAGAAATGGTGATTTTACTCTAGACGAAAGTGATGATTTGGATACTGATTTTTTGAACGAGTTAAAAGCAAAACTGAGAACAAGAAAGACTGGCCGAGTAGTGAGAATGGAGATGTCAGAAAATCCAAATCCACTACTAAAAGAGACTTTAATAGAAAAATTTGATATTGAAGAATTAAATATTTTCGAATCTCCAGCTTTACTTGATTTCACTCGTTTATGGCAAATCGTAGGTCATAAAGCATTTGCCTACTTACAGCCTCCATCACCAAATTTTGCTACACCAGTAGCCGTTCAATCTTTTAAAAGAGGAGATACCGATAATATTTTCGATCGCCTTAAAAAGCAGGATATTCTACTGCATCATCCCTACAATAGCCCTGACCATATGTTAGAGTTATTGGAACAAGCAGCTGATGATCCTAAAGTGATGGCTATCAAAATGACGATCTACCGCTTAGCGAAAGATTCTAGGGTGACTAAAGCTTTATTGAGAGCGGTGGAAAATGGTAAACAAGTATCTGCTTTATTCGAGGTGAAAGCGCGCTTTGATGAAGAAAACAACTTACAAGAAGCCAAAAAACTTCAAGAAGCAGGATGTTTTGTGATTTATGGGGTGTCTGCAGTAAAAACACATACCAAACTGATGTTGGTAGTGAGAAACGAGTCGGACAAAGTAAGACGATATGTGCACTTAGGTTCGGGTAACTACAACGAATCTACGGCTAAATTATATACCGATATTGGGTTAATATCCACCAACGATGCTTATGGTGAAGATGTATCCGAATTCTTTAATGCCATAACAGGACACTCTCAACCAAAACGATACAATAAGCTTCTAACAGCCCCTCGTCAGATGAGAAAAGGGTTTATTGATTTAATCGATAAAGAAGCCAAAAATGCCAAAGATGGGTTGACGTCTGGTATTGTTATAAAAGTAAATTCACTTCAAGACGATAAATTGATGGACAGCCTATATGCAGCAGCACAAGCTGGCGTACCTGTTCGTTTAATTGTAAGAGGTATTTGCTGTATTCGTCCAGGTAGAAAAGGACTAAGTGAGAATATTGAAGTGAAGTCGATAGTAGGTGATTACCTGGAACATACTCGATTATTCTACTTCCATAATAATGGAGATCCAATTGTATATGGCGGTTCTGCTGATGCAATGACAAGATCATTTGATAGAAGAATTGAATCACAGTTCGAGATTGTCGATCCATTATGTAAGAAAGAAGCCATCAATATTCTGGATTACAACTTAAAAGATAACATCAATAGCTTTGTGATGAATGAAGACGGTTCCTATTCTAAATTAACTAGAGAAAATGGAGAAAAGCCATTTGATGTCTTCAAGGAATTCTACAACGTCACACAAAAGATCGTCAACAAAGCAAAAATATTTTAA
- a CDS encoding pyridoxal phosphate-dependent aminotransferase, with the protein MRKKLLRDGANELSYEIRGIVKKAEILQKEGKKIYWENIGDPIQKNAAMPDWMLEIISGLIQENSTFGYCHSKGVLETREFLAEQTNLLNGVQITANDILFFNGLGDAISKLYQFLVPTSRIIGPSPAYSTHSSAEAAHANTTPLTYKLDPKNHWYPDMDDLYLKIKYNPNIVGILIINPDNPTGMVYPKEILDRFVEIAKEFNLFLVSDEIYANVTYNGAEAIRLAEYIQDVPGIALKGISKEFPWPGSRCGWMEYYNKESDPQFSALCQTLDNAKMIEVCSTKLPQMAIPRIMKDPRYLPYRKEANKAIGKRAEIIASLLGDLPQLTFNKTYGAFYNTIIFKDGVLKQGQSLKIDDPKFKALRDEWVTEDMPLDKQFVYNLLAAKGVCVVPISSFCSELVGFRVTLLEENEELLKETFTHIREAVIEYCESK; encoded by the coding sequence ATGAGAAAAAAATTATTAAGGGATGGAGCTAACGAATTAAGTTACGAAATCCGCGGAATTGTAAAAAAGGCAGAAATCCTTCAGAAAGAAGGTAAAAAGATTTACTGGGAAAACATTGGTGATCCTATCCAAAAGAATGCAGCTATGCCCGATTGGATGTTGGAAATTATCAGTGGTTTAATACAGGAAAATTCCACTTTTGGCTATTGTCACTCCAAAGGTGTTCTAGAAACTCGTGAGTTTTTAGCTGAACAAACCAACCTACTAAATGGTGTTCAGATTACTGCCAACGACATTTTATTCTTTAATGGTTTAGGTGATGCCATTTCGAAATTGTACCAATTCTTGGTACCTACTTCCCGTATTATCGGTCCATCACCAGCCTACTCTACTCACTCCTCAGCTGAAGCCGCCCACGCCAATACTACTCCATTGACTTATAAATTGGATCCAAAAAACCATTGGTATCCAGACATGGACGATCTTTATTTAAAGATCAAATACAACCCGAACATTGTAGGTATTCTGATTATCAATCCGGATAACCCTACAGGTATGGTGTACCCTAAAGAGATATTAGATCGATTTGTAGAAATCGCTAAAGAATTTAATTTATTCTTAGTCTCTGATGAAATCTATGCAAATGTGACCTATAATGGTGCAGAAGCCATTCGATTGGCAGAATACATTCAGGATGTCCCTGGTATTGCATTAAAAGGTATTTCTAAGGAATTCCCTTGGCCAGGATCACGTTGTGGTTGGATGGAATATTACAACAAAGAAAGCGATCCTCAGTTCAGTGCACTATGCCAAACCTTGGACAACGCTAAAATGATTGAGGTATGTTCTACCAAATTACCTCAGATGGCTATTCCTAGAATTATGAAAGACCCTAGGTACTTACCTTACCGTAAGGAAGCCAATAAAGCTATTGGTAAACGTGCTGAAATTATTGCCTCTTTATTGGGCGATTTACCTCAGTTAACCTTCAATAAAACATACGGAGCCTTTTATAACACCATCATTTTTAAAGATGGCGTTCTAAAACAAGGTCAGAGTTTAAAGATTGATGATCCTAAATTCAAAGCATTAAGAGACGAATGGGTAACAGAAGACATGCCACTTGATAAACAGTTTGTATATAACTTACTCGCTGCTAAAGGTGTTTGTGTAGTTCCAATATCTTCTTTCTGTTCTGAATTAGTCGGCTTTAGAGTAACACTTCTTGAGGAAAATGAAGAGCTGCTGAAGGAGACGTTTACGCATATTAGAGAAGCGGTGATTGAGTATTGTGAGAGCAAGTGA
- a CDS encoding AAA domain-containing protein, whose translation MLKAEDYYQYLSQQIEDDSYSNLEKHHKIKDLLEWICKEETKGEKVLLSSLFSRIAFISQKKKLPELLSWRLQKIRINDRQSKRSTKFISDHDVQFAARGVAELIKEVHGVIIPEKLDHSLPDLPSQELVNRHKENTIEVLKVEVLRIDTDNNRIICLEDDEENETTAPLEVRFNVSGYNDIYTAFIHKLWENAQLLLINARMEEDDSVSPQHFVLEPDYLIDVTAVAECFSRNTTIPLMHLLKKFSTSTSSTAMLLGNVANYFLDEAIHSEDTDILDFRDVFTKTFKASPLEYITLDELQTKDGFNTFMKKAEDQFNNIKRTIKEDFLQQNIYKDGCIIEPSFYSPKYGLQGRLDLLHINQHQKEFRIVELKSGTPPQVGFGNSGLWINHQVQTLMYQMILRDAYNVESKQVFPYIFYSKTIQSPLRFDTFTLKLEQSILLTRNEIVLNEFRLSKAETLQEVHKVICQLNESAFAGAPPFTKTEVNEFIRDLKGLNRMEKAYLYAFTSFISKEQQLSKVGDTIFNQGAAALWKDDFEEKKDSFKIFFDLEVTDNYANEPVPELIFKRTNEENAFVNFRVGDIVTIYPRQSADTIPTQGQINRGTITFISNSEVRVQLRHRQRNSEIYDADTKWALEGDFMEASFNTMYRGIFNFISWENKEKKARLLGLNPPKYPDKMYTHEEVKSLAQDKNLNETELSTLSKALSTEDYCLVVGPPGTGKTSRMLKNLAHILHKTDKTRNILFVAYTNRAVDEICEALDEAIEAPLEDGRKFLRIGSEHSCSPQWKENLMHNLAQNANNRKMLRNGIEQHRIFVSTLASIAGRSSLFKIKQFDMAVIDEASQILEPQIVSLLTKVNRFVLIGDQKQLPAITQQDPVLSEIDFEELKEIGLTDRRTAYFERIYALCQKNNWHWAFDRLKNQGRMHEVLGDFANQQFYQGNLTTVPLPWQSASFEWDQLPEYSDLEKLLVERRLLFFPTTGKNTSTSDKINMEEARKIAKIAVATKKRYLEQKGSFDIDKTLGIIAPYRNQIAAIRQALEEEGFEDAHLLSIDTVERYQGSQREVILISFCANTPFQLEGMISLTSDHKVDRKLNVAITRAKQQMIFFGNPYILMRSSIHESLMNWVRDQKGWIDNDNLLF comes from the coding sequence ATGCTTAAGGCAGAAGATTATTATCAGTATTTATCACAACAAATTGAAGACGATTCTTACTCCAACTTAGAGAAACACCACAAAATCAAAGATTTACTGGAATGGATTTGTAAAGAAGAGACTAAAGGAGAAAAAGTGTTATTATCCAGCCTTTTCTCACGAATTGCCTTTATCAGTCAGAAAAAAAAGCTGCCTGAATTACTGAGTTGGCGGTTACAAAAAATCCGTATCAACGATAGGCAATCCAAAAGATCGACCAAATTTATTTCAGATCACGATGTACAATTTGCAGCAAGAGGTGTTGCTGAGTTAATCAAAGAAGTACATGGTGTTATCATACCGGAAAAATTAGACCATTCCTTACCGGATTTACCTTCCCAAGAGTTGGTCAACAGACATAAGGAAAATACCATTGAGGTATTAAAAGTTGAAGTGTTAAGAATTGATACAGATAATAACCGCATCATATGTCTGGAAGACGATGAGGAGAACGAAACTACTGCCCCTTTGGAAGTTCGATTTAACGTTTCTGGTTATAACGATATTTATACCGCATTCATCCATAAACTGTGGGAAAATGCACAGTTACTGTTGATCAATGCACGCATGGAGGAAGATGATAGTGTTTCTCCACAACATTTTGTTTTAGAGCCTGATTACCTTATTGATGTAACAGCTGTAGCCGAATGTTTTAGTAGAAATACGACCATTCCTTTGATGCACCTTTTGAAGAAATTCTCGACTTCAACAAGTTCTACTGCTATGTTATTGGGTAATGTAGCCAACTATTTTTTAGACGAGGCCATTCATTCTGAAGATACCGATATACTCGATTTCAGAGATGTATTTACGAAAACGTTTAAAGCGAGTCCACTGGAATATATTACTTTAGATGAGCTTCAGACCAAAGACGGTTTTAATACATTCATGAAGAAAGCTGAGGATCAGTTTAACAATATCAAAAGGACGATTAAAGAAGATTTTCTGCAGCAGAATATTTATAAAGACGGGTGCATTATCGAACCTTCCTTCTATTCTCCTAAGTATGGATTGCAAGGTCGATTGGACTTGTTACACATCAATCAACATCAAAAAGAGTTTAGAATTGTTGAATTAAAATCGGGAACTCCTCCTCAAGTTGGTTTTGGCAACTCGGGTCTTTGGATCAATCATCAAGTACAAACTTTGATGTATCAGATGATATTAAGAGATGCTTATAACGTAGAAAGTAAGCAGGTCTTCCCTTATATTTTCTATTCGAAAACCATTCAGTCCCCCCTTCGATTTGATACCTTCACTTTAAAATTGGAACAAAGCATTTTGCTAACAAGGAATGAGATTGTTCTAAACGAATTTAGGCTATCCAAAGCAGAAACTTTACAAGAAGTGCATAAAGTGATTTGTCAGTTAAACGAATCCGCTTTTGCAGGGGCTCCTCCATTTACCAAGACTGAAGTTAACGAGTTCATTCGAGATCTTAAGGGATTGAATCGAATGGAAAAGGCGTATTTATATGCTTTTACAAGCTTCATTTCGAAAGAGCAACAATTGTCGAAAGTTGGGGACACCATCTTTAATCAGGGAGCGGCAGCTTTGTGGAAAGACGATTTCGAGGAAAAGAAAGATAGTTTCAAAATATTCTTTGATCTTGAGGTGACGGACAATTATGCCAATGAACCGGTACCTGAACTCATCTTTAAACGAACCAATGAGGAGAATGCTTTTGTCAACTTTAGAGTGGGCGATATCGTAACGATTTATCCTAGACAAAGTGCAGATACCATTCCAACTCAAGGTCAGATCAACAGAGGAACGATCACGTTTATATCAAATAGTGAGGTAAGAGTACAGTTGAGGCACCGACAAAGAAACTCAGAAATATATGATGCTGACACCAAGTGGGCTTTGGAAGGTGACTTTATGGAAGCATCATTTAATACGATGTACAGAGGTATTTTCAATTTTATCAGTTGGGAAAATAAGGAGAAGAAAGCGCGTTTACTGGGCTTGAACCCTCCAAAATATCCTGATAAAATGTACACACATGAGGAAGTAAAATCGCTTGCTCAGGATAAAAACTTAAACGAAACAGAGCTATCAACCCTATCAAAAGCATTGTCTACAGAAGATTATTGTTTGGTCGTAGGCCCTCCAGGTACAGGGAAAACTTCTCGTATGCTGAAGAACTTGGCTCATATTCTTCATAAAACGGATAAGACAAGAAATATACTTTTTGTGGCGTATACCAATCGTGCAGTAGATGAAATCTGTGAAGCTTTGGATGAGGCGATTGAAGCACCTTTGGAAGATGGAAGAAAATTCCTACGTATTGGATCTGAACACTCTTGTTCTCCTCAATGGAAGGAAAATTTGATGCACAACTTGGCTCAAAATGCCAACAATAGAAAGATGTTGAGAAATGGTATCGAACAACATCGCATATTTGTTTCGACTTTAGCCTCTATTGCAGGTAGATCGTCTCTTTTCAAAATCAAACAATTTGATATGGCGGTGATCGATGAGGCTTCTCAGATTTTGGAACCTCAGATTGTAAGTCTTTTGACTAAGGTCAATCGTTTTGTATTGATTGGGGATCAAAAGCAATTACCGGCCATCACTCAGCAAGATCCTGTCCTTTCTGAAATTGATTTTGAAGAGTTGAAGGAAATTGGTCTAACCGATAGAAGAACCGCCTATTTTGAACGTATTTATGCTTTATGCCAGAAAAACAATTGGCATTGGGCATTTGATAGATTGAAGAATCAAGGACGTATGCACGAAGTTCTAGGGGATTTTGCCAACCAACAGTTTTATCAAGGAAACCTTACGACTGTTCCCCTGCCTTGGCAAAGTGCTTCTTTTGAGTGGGATCAACTCCCTGAATATTCTGATTTAGAAAAGTTATTGGTCGAACGTCGCTTGCTATTCTTTCCTACAACAGGGAAAAATACCTCTACTTCTGACAAGATCAATATGGAAGAAGCAAGGAAAATTGCCAAAATAGCTGTGGCAACCAAAAAGCGTTACCTTGAGCAAAAAGGAAGCTTTGATATTGATAAAACATTGGGAATTATCGCCCCCTACCGAAATCAGATAGCCGCTATCCGACAAGCATTGGAAGAGGAAGGGTTTGAGGATGCACACTTATTGAGTATCGACACTGTAGAGCGCTATCAAGGATCTCAAAGAGAGGTCATTTTGATTTCTTTCTGTGCTAATACCCCTTTTCAATTGGAAGGAATGATCAGTTTAACGTCTGATCATAAAGTTGATCGAAAATTGAATGTGGCGATTACCCGAGCAAAACAGCAAATGATCTTCTTTGGTAATCCTTATATTTTGATGAGATCTTCTATTCATGAATCGTTAATGAACTGGGTTCGAGATCAAAAGGGTTGGATTGATAACGATAACCTATTATTTTAG
- a CDS encoding glycoside hydrolase family 2 protein, which yields MQSEEKREIKLLSGEWTFCIDSLQKGVKEKWNKGLPSNDKKVVKVPHTWNVEEGLESYFGTAWYEKSFQLSSKDMNKIHRLQFDAVYHDAIIYLNGKKVAEHLNSGYNRFFVDITDAVKEGDNQIVVKVSNEFSRSNIPFDVSFDWANDGGIYRNVYLVSTSRQAIEKAWIDPSFKGTEGNVKVRLKFLEEGIVKSKNLKVKAVIQEENQKSNKVVFEGEVKGNFKKGQLTYNIELSDINLWHFDHPNLYKVTFSVFDNDIKKDEYSTTFGFRTIEVTNNRYVLNGEEVRLVGVEWMPGSTLERGMAENIQDFENNLKLMKEANCIYTRFHWQQDEYILDWCDRNGILVQEDIPYWGVVTPMNDTLVNNGLVQLNEMVKDHYNHPSIIAWGIGNELSSHEQQTTAALQQLHDASKQLDPNRLVNYVSNQTHWGYPSEKKGLPDVSASFDMIMFNEYFSTWYEQSLDVVPAALQKIREEYPNTALTIAEWGICEPQFKGGDERRRKEMVEQIKMYGEADGVAGAIYFCLNDYRTHMGEDFTYNYPQRVHGVCDIHLEKKPSYQILKGISAPVEVVEVKKWEGDVVEITLKCKKGIPAYTLNNYILKYGDENVIIDQLAPGEVRKIKIKGVGKEVKIYRPTGFEVGAWEV from the coding sequence ATGCAATCCGAAGAAAAAAGAGAAATAAAACTACTTAGCGGAGAGTGGACATTTTGTATTGACTCTCTTCAAAAAGGTGTCAAAGAGAAATGGAATAAAGGGTTGCCATCAAATGATAAGAAAGTGGTAAAAGTTCCGCATACTTGGAATGTAGAGGAGGGATTAGAATCTTATTTCGGCACAGCTTGGTATGAGAAATCCTTTCAATTATCATCCAAAGACATGAATAAAATACACCGACTTCAATTTGATGCGGTATACCATGATGCCATCATTTATCTCAATGGAAAAAAGGTAGCGGAACATTTGAATTCAGGGTATAATCGATTTTTTGTGGATATCACGGATGCTGTAAAAGAAGGGGATAATCAGATAGTCGTAAAAGTAAGTAATGAGTTCAGTCGTTCCAACATACCATTTGATGTGAGCTTCGATTGGGCCAACGATGGTGGTATTTATAGAAACGTATACCTGGTTTCCACAAGTCGACAAGCCATAGAAAAAGCGTGGATCGATCCATCTTTTAAAGGTACCGAAGGTAATGTAAAAGTGCGTTTGAAATTTTTAGAGGAAGGGATAGTGAAAAGTAAAAACCTAAAGGTGAAAGCTGTAATTCAAGAGGAAAATCAGAAGTCGAATAAGGTGGTATTTGAAGGTGAAGTAAAAGGGAATTTCAAGAAAGGTCAGCTAACGTATAACATCGAACTAAGTGATATCAACTTATGGCATTTTGATCATCCGAATTTATATAAAGTTACTTTTAGTGTTTTTGATAACGACATCAAAAAAGATGAATACTCGACTACTTTTGGATTTAGAACGATAGAAGTAACCAATAACAGATATGTTCTTAATGGTGAGGAAGTACGATTGGTAGGGGTGGAATGGATGCCCGGATCTACTCTAGAAAGAGGTATGGCAGAAAATATTCAGGACTTCGAGAACAATTTGAAACTGATGAAGGAGGCCAATTGTATCTACACTCGTTTCCATTGGCAACAAGATGAATATATCCTGGATTGGTGCGATAGAAATGGTATTTTAGTACAAGAAGATATTCCCTATTGGGGTGTAGTGACACCGATGAACGATACCTTAGTGAATAACGGATTAGTACAATTAAATGAAATGGTAAAGGATCACTATAACCACCCATCAATCATCGCTTGGGGAATAGGCAATGAGTTATCGAGTCATGAACAACAAACAACAGCTGCTTTGCAACAACTTCATGATGCTTCTAAACAACTAGATCCAAATCGATTAGTTAATTATGTATCTAATCAAACACATTGGGGGTATCCGAGTGAGAAAAAAGGGTTACCCGATGTTTCTGCTTCATTCGATATGATCATGTTTAATGAATACTTCAGCACGTGGTACGAACAATCATTGGATGTGGTGCCGGCAGCTTTACAGAAAATTAGAGAAGAATACCCAAATACGGCTTTAACAATAGCAGAATGGGGAATTTGTGAACCTCAATTTAAAGGAGGAGATGAACGTAGAAGGAAAGAAATGGTCGAACAAATCAAAATGTATGGGGAAGCTGATGGTGTTGCTGGAGCAATTTATTTTTGTTTAAATGATTACAGAACCCATATGGGAGAGGACTTCACTTACAACTATCCTCAAAGAGTGCACGGAGTATGTGATATACATTTAGAGAAAAAGCCTTCCTATCAAATTCTTAAAGGAATCAGTGCACCTGTAGAAGTAGTAGAGGTGAAGAAATGGGAAGGAGATGTAGTAGAGATCACACTAAAATGTAAAAAAGGAATTCCTGCTTACACTTTGAATAATTATATATTGAAGTATGGTGATGAGAATGTCATTATTGATCAGCTTGCACCTGGAGAAGTCAGAAAAATAAAAATCAAGGGAGTAGGAAAAGAAGTGAAAATCTATCGACCAACAGGTTTCGAAGTCGGGGCCTGGGAGGTGTAA
- a CDS encoding DUF5723 family protein: MKNLKSIYITISLVFLSTMVMGQQINTMYFMNSVPQSARLNPGKQSENKWAIAIPVTNMSLHSYTGISLNDVTYRANDSTFLDIDGILDELDNENNELAALSTQLFGLYYQKHKWGFNFRVNYTTIQHMTYTKGLMNTVLRGPASESVFGQQQKLESVIDAVAFADVSLGGNYRINDKLVVGASVKVLFGTHNVEAKINGNIYQEDEANLGLIVGGDLEVSANGLGDIVDEEGNIDFQSDELTKSFSTLNNVGFAVDLGATYQFSDKLTFEASAINLGAIYWKNDNQYNYTAPLQDVSFEGMDPVQLIEGNTDNVFPSLTDTISFSNIDSRKPDNTVLPASINLAATYEFWDRATAGALFSQTFYKGVYYPSFTMSVDKQFGKWFGLGLSYTGNKYQAFNLGGMISIGFPGFQFYVLSDNIITAAMDYSKIKGGNLRFGINLPFGKVKNNDIPPSLQKRLDRNNQ, encoded by the coding sequence ATGAAAAATTTAAAATCTATATATATCACCATCTCCTTAGTATTTCTGTCCACGATGGTGATGGGACAACAAATAAATACCATGTATTTTATGAATAGTGTCCCGCAAAGTGCAAGATTAAATCCTGGTAAGCAATCAGAAAACAAGTGGGCTATAGCCATCCCCGTAACCAATATGTCTCTACACAGCTATACGGGAATCAGTTTGAACGATGTGACTTATAGAGCAAATGACTCTACCTTTTTGGACATTGACGGTATATTGGATGAGCTTGATAATGAGAATAATGAATTAGCGGCTTTATCTACTCAACTGTTTGGATTGTATTATCAAAAACATAAGTGGGGATTTAACTTTAGAGTAAATTATACCACCATTCAACATATGACCTATACCAAAGGATTAATGAATACAGTTTTAAGAGGTCCCGCTTCTGAAAGTGTTTTTGGTCAACAACAAAAGCTGGAATCTGTGATAGATGCCGTAGCTTTCGCAGATGTCAGTCTAGGTGGTAATTATAGAATTAACGATAAATTAGTGGTCGGTGCCTCAGTAAAAGTATTGTTTGGTACCCATAATGTCGAAGCAAAAATTAATGGGAATATCTATCAAGAAGATGAAGCCAATCTAGGTTTAATTGTAGGTGGAGATTTAGAAGTCTCAGCCAATGGATTAGGAGACATCGTCGATGAGGAAGGAAATATTGATTTTCAATCAGACGAATTGACAAAATCGTTTTCTACCTTAAATAATGTTGGTTTTGCAGTTGACTTAGGAGCCACTTATCAATTTAGCGATAAATTGACTTTCGAAGCATCGGCGATTAACCTAGGAGCCATATATTGGAAGAATGATAATCAGTATAACTATACAGCACCTTTACAAGATGTATCTTTTGAAGGAATGGATCCTGTACAGTTAATAGAAGGGAATACAGATAACGTTTTTCCATCTTTAACAGATACCATCAGTTTTAGTAACATTGATAGTAGAAAGCCAGATAATACTGTGCTTCCTGCCTCAATAAATTTAGCTGCCACCTACGAATTTTGGGATAGAGCTACAGCAGGAGCATTATTCTCACAAACCTTTTATAAAGGCGTGTACTACCCAAGTTTTACCATGTCTGTAGATAAACAATTTGGGAAGTGGTTCGGACTTGGTTTAAGTTATACAGGTAATAAATATCAAGCGTTTAATTTAGGAGGGATGATTTCAATAGGATTCCCAGGATTCCAGTTCTATGTATTATCCGATAATATCATTACTGCAGCAATGGATTACAGTAAGATCAAAGGAGGTAATCTAAGATTCGGTATCAATTTGCCTTTCGGGAAAGTAAAGAATAATGATATTCCCCCTTCATTACAAAAAAGATTAGATAGAAATAACCAATAA
- a CDS encoding regulatory protein RecX, whose protein sequence is MDTIAKQFLPKISAYCSYQDRCRQDIIKRLEKWECPEEHWDTLLEWLKSNKFWDEERFAASFVRGKFRGNKWGKRKISMALYQKGIDQEIGKNALATEIPMEEYNEMALKLALKKLEQLLSKEDQKHILKGKTLQYLAGKGFEPDVCYNAAEDAIYELIEKQ, encoded by the coding sequence ATGGACACCATCGCCAAACAATTCCTTCCTAAAATCTCTGCCTACTGTTCCTATCAAGATCGTTGCAGACAAGATATCATCAAAAGATTAGAAAAATGGGAGTGCCCAGAAGAACATTGGGACACCTTATTAGAGTGGCTAAAAAGTAATAAATTCTGGGATGAAGAACGCTTTGCCGCATCCTTTGTTCGAGGAAAATTTAGGGGAAATAAATGGGGAAAAAGAAAAATATCTATGGCCCTGTATCAAAAAGGTATTGATCAGGAAATTGGGAAAAATGCCTTGGCTACAGAAATTCCAATGGAGGAATACAACGAAATGGCCCTCAAGTTAGCCTTAAAAAAATTAGAGCAGTTGTTATCAAAAGAGGATCAAAAACACATTCTAAAAGGGAAGACATTACAGTATTTGGCAGGGAAAGGTTTTGAGCCTGATGTGTGCTATAATGCTGCAGAAGATGCTATCTACGAACTTATCGAGAAACAATAA